The following are from one region of the Streptomyces rubrogriseus genome:
- a CDS encoding SurA N-terminal domain-containing protein, whose product MHRRSRRRPALLLTAAIAAAAPLLAACGNDAHPGAAAVVGDQRITVAQLESRVDEVREAQRAAVPDDTQYQQVVARTGTLTRDTLHGMVLDRVLHRAAQDAGVSVSRKEVQDMRGELEKQAGGPEQLETVWLQQYGVAPDRLDDNLLVQIEAQKLAQSLGTDTSRPEFWQALSEASKKLDVDLNPRYGAWDVQKSSRVDTRTPWVREITAAGSQQPA is encoded by the coding sequence TTGCACCGCCGCAGCCGCCGTCGCCCCGCGCTTCTCCTCACCGCCGCGATCGCCGCAGCGGCCCCCCTGCTCGCCGCCTGCGGCAACGACGCGCATCCGGGCGCGGCGGCCGTCGTCGGCGACCAGCGGATCACCGTCGCCCAGCTGGAGAGCCGCGTCGACGAGGTGCGCGAGGCACAGCGCGCCGCCGTCCCGGACGACACCCAGTACCAGCAGGTCGTCGCCCGGACCGGCACCCTCACCCGCGACACCCTGCACGGCATGGTCCTCGACCGGGTCCTGCACCGCGCCGCCCAGGACGCCGGGGTGAGCGTCAGCCGCAAGGAAGTGCAGGACATGCGAGGCGAGCTGGAGAAGCAGGCCGGCGGTCCCGAGCAGCTGGAGACGGTCTGGCTCCAGCAGTACGGCGTCGCCCCCGACCGCCTCGACGACAACCTCCTCGTCCAGATCGAGGCCCAGAAGCTCGCCCAGAGCCTCGGCACCGACACCAGCCGCCCCGAGTTCTGGCAGGCCCTGTCCGAGGCCTCCAAGAAGCTCGACGTCGACCTCAACCCGCGCTACGGCGCCTGGGACGTCCAGAAGAGCAGCCGCGTCGACACCCGGACACCGTGGGTGCGGGAGATCACGGCCGCGGGGTCCCAGCAGCCGGCTTAG
- a CDS encoding nucleoside triphosphate pyrophosphohydrolase: MNATTAGPTTPDQGRIVLLTTSHRVAPGLLSWPAWQALRTADRVLCADGAHPQLPYLREAGIRVEETAPTAEELVDDCAGGRTAVVVATGEGEPALTDSLARLAGSGRVRMPDLELLPASYDLPGARLLDLVQVMDRIRLECPWSSQRTHKGLAKYAIEEAYELVEAIEDGDRDELREELGDVLLQVVFHARIAEEDPDAPFSVDDVAGTIVDKLVHRHPHVFGDETADTPEEVRAHWLRTKAAEKQRTSVTEGVPLGQPGLALAAKLHSRVRTAGLDVPLPTGEGIGYDLLALAARAESEGTDPEAALRAAARAYRDAIRAVEG, encoded by the coding sequence GTGAACGCAACCACCGCCGGCCCGACCACCCCCGACCAGGGCCGCATCGTCCTGCTCACCACCAGCCACCGCGTCGCCCCCGGCCTGCTGTCCTGGCCCGCCTGGCAGGCCCTGCGCACCGCCGACCGCGTCCTGTGTGCCGACGGAGCCCACCCCCAGCTGCCCTACCTGCGCGAGGCGGGGATACGGGTCGAGGAGACGGCCCCGACCGCCGAGGAACTGGTGGACGACTGCGCCGGCGGCCGTACCGCGGTGGTCGTCGCGACCGGCGAGGGCGAGCCCGCGCTCACCGACTCACTGGCCCGTCTCGCCGGCTCCGGACGGGTCCGGATGCCCGACCTCGAGCTGCTCCCCGCCTCCTACGACCTCCCGGGCGCCCGCCTCCTCGACCTCGTCCAGGTCATGGACCGCATCCGCCTCGAATGCCCCTGGTCCTCGCAGCGCACCCACAAGGGGCTGGCCAAGTACGCCATCGAGGAGGCGTACGAACTCGTCGAGGCCATCGAGGACGGCGACCGCGACGAGCTGCGGGAGGAGCTGGGAGACGTGCTCCTCCAGGTCGTCTTCCACGCCCGCATCGCCGAGGAGGACCCCGACGCCCCGTTCTCCGTGGACGACGTGGCCGGCACCATCGTCGACAAGCTCGTCCACCGCCACCCGCACGTCTTCGGCGACGAGACGGCCGACACCCCCGAGGAGGTCCGCGCCCACTGGCTGCGCACCAAGGCCGCCGAGAAGCAGCGCACCTCGGTCACCGAGGGCGTCCCCCTCGGCCAGCCCGGCCTGGCCCTCGCCGCCAAGCTCCACTCCCGGGTCCGCACCGCGGGCCTCGACGTCCCGCTGCCGACCGGCGAGGGCATCGGCTACGACCTGCTCGCCCTCGCCGCCCGCGCCGAGTCCGAGGGCACCGACCCCGAGGCGGCCCTGAGAGCGGCAGCCCGCGCCTACCGGGACGCGATCCGGGCGGTCGAGGGATGA
- a CDS encoding cytochrome P450 family protein, with amino-acid sequence MTGSSSAPVPELFSWEFASDPYPAYAWLREHAPVHRTRLPSGVEAWLVTRYADAKEALADPRLSKNPAHHDEPAHAKGKTGIPGERKAELMTHLLNIDPPDHTRLRRLVSKAFTPRRVAEFAPRVQELADGLIDRFAATGSADLIHDFAFPLPIYAICDLLGVPREDQDDFRDWAGMMIRHQGGPRGGVARSVKKMRGYLADLIHRKRAALPPEPAPGEDLISGLIRASDHGEHLTENEAAAMAFILLFAGFETTVNLIGNGTYALLTHPGQRERLQTSLAAGERGLLETGVEELLRYDGPVELATWRFATRQLTIGGQDVAAGDPVLVVLAAADRDPERFTDPDTLDLARRDSQHLGYGHGIHYCLGAPLARLEGQTALATLLTRLPDLRLAADPAELRWRGGLIMRGLRTLPVSFTPPASSAGNGPSPTQK; translated from the coding sequence ATGACCGGCAGCTCTTCCGCCCCGGTCCCCGAGCTGTTCAGCTGGGAGTTCGCGAGCGACCCTTACCCCGCCTACGCCTGGCTGCGCGAGCACGCCCCCGTGCACCGCACCCGGCTGCCCAGCGGAGTGGAGGCGTGGTTGGTCACCCGGTACGCCGACGCGAAAGAGGCGCTCGCCGACCCGCGGCTGTCCAAGAACCCGGCGCACCACGACGAGCCCGCGCACGCCAAGGGCAAGACCGGCATCCCGGGGGAGCGCAAGGCCGAGCTGATGACCCATCTGCTCAACATCGACCCGCCCGACCACACCAGGCTGCGACGACTGGTCAGCAAGGCGTTCACGCCCCGCCGCGTGGCCGAGTTCGCGCCCCGGGTGCAGGAGCTGGCCGACGGTCTCATCGACCGGTTCGCGGCCACCGGCTCCGCCGACCTGATCCACGATTTCGCCTTCCCGCTGCCCATCTACGCCATCTGCGACCTGCTCGGCGTCCCCCGCGAGGACCAGGACGACTTCCGGGACTGGGCGGGCATGATGATCCGTCACCAAGGGGGCCCGCGGGGCGGCGTCGCCCGGTCGGTGAAGAAGATGCGCGGCTACCTCGCCGACCTCATCCACCGCAAGCGCGCCGCGCTGCCGCCCGAGCCCGCCCCCGGCGAGGACCTCATCTCCGGTCTGATCCGCGCCTCCGACCACGGCGAGCACCTCACCGAGAACGAGGCCGCGGCCATGGCCTTCATCCTGCTCTTCGCGGGATTCGAAACCACCGTCAACCTGATCGGCAACGGCACCTACGCGCTGCTCACCCACCCCGGGCAGCGGGAGCGGCTGCAGACCTCGCTGGCCGCGGGGGAGCGCGGCCTGCTGGAGACCGGCGTCGAGGAACTTCTGCGCTACGACGGCCCGGTGGAGCTGGCCACCTGGCGCTTCGCCACCCGGCAGCTGACCATCGGCGGCCAGGACGTCGCGGCCGGCGACCCGGTCCTCGTCGTCCTGGCCGCCGCCGACCGGGACCCGGAGCGGTTCACCGACCCGGACACCCTGGACCTCGCCCGCCGCGACAGCCAGCACCTCGGGTACGGCCACGGCATCCACTACTGCCTCGGCGCCCCGCTCGCCCGGCTGGAGGGCCAGACGGCGCTGGCCACGCTGCTGACCCGGCTGCCGGACCTCC